CTTTATAGCCTAATGTTCACAGAAGAAATATGAAAACATGTTCCTCTAACACTAAAATATTACAGCTGCTACAGTAGGTGTAAGGGTgttgtcacagatcccttgttccctgGACTcaatttcccatcatcctcctgtttccacacctgcactcacttccctcgtcatctccccatcatcacggatcacctgcacctggactctatcatcttcactccctttatattgcactcactcccttcactccttgtccgttctgaaTGTTGTGTTTAGCGTACGTTTGGTGTTTCCTGCCTTTGTTGTTTGAAGTAAAGTATATATTTGTGGAAATCCATATCTGCCTCAGCTCTACACCAGCTACACGTAACAGGTGTTGCTAGGTGATTGATAGGATGTTCTCAGTAATTTGTTGAGTGTTTATAAGTGGTTTCTAGGGAGTTCCTAGAGCTTTGTAAAGATGTTTCTATGTGGTTGCTTAGCAGTTGCCACtaggtgttgctaggtggttgctaggcaggTACTACGTGGTAAGTAGGTGGCTGCTGAGATTTTCTAGATGTTTGCAGTGGTTTTGCAGGAGTGTTTCTAAGTGGTTGCTTCTTGGTGGACTGTAGGATTTGGGAAGCTCTGCTCTCACCAGTGGAGTGTTAATATCATGTCAGAGGGTTCTTCTTCACTAACTTGTTCTCCGGTGATGTTCCCCGTCACTGTCCATGCGCCTTCATTCTTGGTGAAGAGGGTAACCAGACCCGTGTGTTCGGCCCGCGGCGCCCCAGAGAACAGAAGAGAGACGCCGCCTCTCATTCCCATCACAGCAGAGTAACCTGAACATCATCAGCATCattaaaacatgcacagactcTTCACATCAGACCAGGAAGGAGCAAAAGCTTCAACATACCCATGTATGAGTCTTTACTGACAGCTGGATCCTTAATCTCCGTCTCTTTGAATCCAGATCCTGATCCCGTCACTTCATACAGAGATCCACGCCAGTCATTAGATCCACCCGAACCCACAATCACAGAGTCCTGAAACAAACGCAGCAATCTCAGCTTCAGTCTCAGCCTACTGACATATCACATATGTGATTTATGGCATATTTCTGACCTTGTGGTAGAGGACACTGAATCCACTTTGTGATAACTCTTTCTGTCCGTATTTGCTGTCCTTTGACCCTGAAACCACAGAAGGAAAACTCTTAAAATCATCTGTGGATTCTTCATTAGCTGCTTTTATTTAACACGTTACACAGTATGTCCATTTTATTTATGCTTGCATTTTACCTTCAATCTTTTTTTGCAGGTTGTCAAGAAGTCCTTCGAGTCCACTGTAGTCTTGAATGTAGAAGGTGTTTTTTGGTTTTGGTTCTGAAGCCAGTTGAGTGAGTCCGGTTAAGTTAACCTTTCCCACCTGATAGGCAAGGCAAGgtcatttatatagcacatttcatacacaatggtaattcaaagtgctttacatgaaaaggaaacaaatacagaagaataaaaatggaatgaACAGAAAACAAATATATGAGCCCTAATTGCCTGAATCACTATCGGGGTTCCCCTGTCTGATGTGGAAGAGACAGAGTCAGGTTCATGGTGTCACTGAATCTGACCTTATCCAGTGCTTCACACTCCCTGTAGGAGTATCTCTACACAGATACACCACTTTTGTGTCCCTGTATTGGAGTGCGTTCGATGCGCTGCCTGCCATTAGCAGCTCCCAGCGACTTCTTATACTATCAAAACTATATGATCATAAATATCATAAAGCCAGTATAATTAATGTACCTCCCTGTCCACCTGCCAGGAAGGTAAACAAAAACATCCTTAAATCTGACAGTgcaaaaacacttttaataacATGTGAACTGAAACAACTCAATAAgtcctcacggaggagctccgggagcataaaaggaggagcgacgaccgtgaaggacgagagaggaccaggcctggactttattttatgttttattatgtttgtgtggcgaGGGTCTctcctccttcttcccgtagatacgaactgtgttacattggtggCAAAACCCGAgaagaaggaggtgggaaccggcgaacgttgaaacaaactttaatataaaataaacaaagaacaaaacgaaagtaatgccggcagaccctcgcggacgtctgccggccacacgcggtcgtcactcctccttttatgctcctggagctcctccgtgagagactcaaggccggtgcgcctcccaggtgatgctcgttatcactcgcgtcaccggcctcgcgccgttccctcacggctcttgcccgccctgctcgtcacaatgGACTACTAATCTGTGGATAATTTAGTACTTGTAGTACTTGTCACTTAAAGCTGAAGTGGTCAGTCAAACAGGGTCAGTCTCGCCCCAAACTCACATGAGTCAGAAGTTGACATGTCagacagctcaaacaaaccaaTGCTTTGAAAGCGTTCACAGTGTTTCACTCTTCAGGAATCAAACTGACTGACTCACAGTGACTCTGAACATGAAACTGACACACCGCAAACTATctgaacatgaatgaaaatgaccAGCTTGAGCTGTAAGGAAACTCACCCCAATGATGTAGCGGAGGATATTTTGCTCATCACATGTTTTAAGGATGATATTTTCAGCATCTGGATCAGTGGGGTCTCCATCTGTGATGATCACCAGGGCTTTCTGAGCGCTGAGATCGGCTCCAGATGACGGATTATTCAGGAGAGTGGTTCTGGTGATTTAATAAATCAGAAATGATGACATATGAATATTTGATCAGTGTCATCATGCCTCTGTAGTTTCTACACCAGTGTGTTTTAATTTCTAATTTAAAGAATGACAAAGTCCAACTTTAATGTGTTTATCAGACCagaacaaaagagaaaaactaCAGAAAGAGCCATCATTGTGTGCATTTCAAGACTTTTCCTCTTAAAGTGTAAATTCAGTGATCATTCATAAACAAATGAAGGTTTCACTCACAAGGCATATTTGATTGCTCTGCGTGTACTTGTGAGAGCTTTCATGTGTTTCTCTTTCATGAGTTTCTCTTCAGCGGAGCCGTTCTGATAGTCATTGAAGTCAAACACAGTTCTGAATGCAGATGAAAACTGGACAGCAGCAAACTGACACACAGAGAGACAAACAACAAGCACACGTGCCGTTAACATCATTAGCAAACTATTACATGTCGATATTTCCACATTAATAGTGGTGGATTATCTACCTTTATGGAGGAGTTTGAAAGTTTTTTCATAACatctataattaattttttgttcatttcaaaTTCTTTGTCTCTCATACTGGCGGATCCATCAAAGAGAAACACCAGATTGACTTCTCTCTTCGTGCATTCTGCAGAAATATCACAAGATATGGAAACACATCTGTTACGACAACTTCTTTTAGCAATCAAACCATAAATTATTGACAAGATGGCCAATAAATCCACATATTCCCCAAGTATTTAACATAATATCTTTAATCGTGTCTTTAGCCTTTAACAAAATTTTCAATAAACATCACACCAACTGAAATGTTACTAACAAAGCAACACATGGATTAAACTCTGACTGAAACAGATAAACTGCATTAAGTGCTAAAAGTGTCAGTATCAGCTGGTTTCTGTGTCTCGTCAGACCTTGGTAAGCAACAGTAAAGTTTGAGACGGCCTGTAAACCGCTGTTGAACTGGAAGCAGATGCCGTTCGGATATGAGTTTCCATCACACTCATGAGGAAGATACGGACTGCAGCTCTGAGAAATAGACACAACATCAGTAGCATCAGGAGGATCAAATCACAAAGAAGCTGAAATGAAGACTCCAGTGCTAAAATGAGGAGGAAGAGAACATTCCTGCAGTGTTTCAGTGGACACGAGTACAGAAGAGACCGTGAGCAGAAGTCAAACGCCGAAGTGAATAATGAAGGAATCTGCTGAACTTACAGTCAAGCGTCCGACAGGAGCAGACGACACAGCAGCAGACATGCCGAAGAACCGGACGCTCTCTGAGCCTGTCAATCATCACCAGAGAGATCAGACCTCAGTATGACAGGACAAACTCAAACCACGACACAGTTAGAGCAGATTAAACAGATGCACAAAGGTTTGTGTGAGACAATGGAAGTCAACAGAAAGTCCATGAcagatagtgtgtgtgtgacgctGATACCTGGCCAGTGCAGCGGTCTGCAGGAACGCAGATCTACTGTGCAGCTGTAAATTTCACCTGCTGAGTTTCTTTTTAATGGGGCTCCAACGATGATCCTGCCAAAAACACGCTCACAATCAATCAGACAGTCAGAAaacacctagcaaccacacagaacaccctagcaaccagtgtgtgtgtgtttcactcactGTTTCCTGTTTTCAAACTCAGACTGATAAACGCTGTAACCAAAGAAATCTTCTGCCGCGCCGTTAAATCTCAGTGGATGTTCAGTGTCGATATTGAAGGCCTCTGAAAGAGACGCTGGAGAAGTGAGAGAGACTGTTGAGACATCACGAGATGTTTGTGAGACGTCAGTCTTTATTAAAGATGCACTATGAAAGCCAAAGTTTCTCATCTACTGAGTATAAGTATAAATTTGGTAGGTTTGCTATTGCAGCAGGTCAGAAGGAAGAGTCCAGGACATGAGAGAGATTTTCTGAGCCCTGGATGTAAACAGTTCTTGAAGGGTGGACAGCAGAGGTACACGAATCCTCTCGGCACTCCAGATGTTGAACCTCCTCAGAAGCACCAGCTCTGGAGTCTGTGATTGTGCCGCTTCTCTTCCGTCTCTCAGGACCTGAAGAAGCACCATCACACACTCCAGTGCTGGATTCTCCTCACGTCCACAATCATCTGCACTGCTTTGAGTGTGTTCAGCTGCAGTTTATGACCAGATGACCAGCTTCACCAGGACAAACCAGCCTACCAATCTACTCCGGTTCTGGAAATTcagtcagtctgtctgtctaatgGATCAGCATCATTCATCTGCAGTCTGGCATTAAGGAAACAATCTCAATGTGCAGCAACACCAAGAGAAAagagcagtgtgtgtgtatgtgtgtacctACTTAACCATCTTTAGATGACACATTTGAGCTAATACTGACAAATCCTCCATTTGATAACATCcttatttgtaaaaaatgtatttatttatttatttttttattgtaaaaatgcaaaaggctttcaatatataatattgtatccacttattttagctgtacaaaaacagtctgttaaaggcacactatgtaagTTTTCACTGCCAGaggtcacattttcaaaataatgtGAAGtttttttgataactttttgagTTATCTTTTTATATTAACTCAGTTAAGTTGTATTTACCTAGAATTTTAAGTATATTCAGCTTGACAAATGTAGTTATTTGAACTTATAAAGTTTAGTTGGAGAAACTTTACCAAAGTAAAgtgaacttattttttttaagttttcaatACCACAGCTCATGTTTATTTAACCTAATTTGACTTATttcttaaacaaaaaataaataaataaataaataaataatttttatgtcaGTTGTAAActtcttttatttcaaatgtttcagcCATGTTTTGTTGAGATCTGATGTTGAGATCTGATGTTAGCCACTGAAACATCAACtgcaaacaattaaattaaatctctcaagatctgagcggaggatgattaaacaactccaaaaaACAGCTTTACCAGCTTCACTGCCTGTTTTAACACTGTGTTTAGGTTGTTGTGTTAAACAGAGCAAGAAATCAGATGCTTGCTGTGTATTGATGATGTAAGCATCATAAAGTGGTTTTCTTCACTGATCACATCTGAAACCTCATCACTGATCACCAGGGTTTAGTGTTATTAGTGCCTCTAAACTTTCAGCTGATCTTGTGACACTGCAGCATTTGCTCCAGCAGTGTCACGACAACCTGATCATTTGAAGAATTAAAAAACATGCTGGACAGTAAGTTTTGAACTACGGTATCATTCAGACACACActgacatcaagaatcagtgtatGACTCTCagcaatggtgacaatcaacaaaaagcttcatgctgcagtgcattctgggtgcaccaatcaaaactcatccatggcatGTATTTTAGTAGTTGTTTTGTCATCATTGTTGAGGTTTGTATGAGGAGTGTTGATGTCTAAGTGTGTCTAAATGTTTGAAATTGttgcataaaatattatttggatATTCTCAGTTTATGCCAGTGTTAATGCGCTAGTACTTTAATCAAAGCACAAGTGTGAAAGAGTCATTTAAGAAAAGCCTTTGTACTGAAAACTTAAGTTTACCTTactaataaaacattcaaacaTTAAATTTGGCAAGTTGAACATACTATATTATTCTACGAAAAGGCCACTTAACTGAGtcgttgcaaaaaaaaataacttaaaaagtTAGGCTGACTAAATTAATTTttagaatattaatttttttacagtgcacagaTGAGGTAATGAAGACGTTTTTGTATTATATGTACGTTTGATCACACTATTTTATGTCATCATAATAAATTTGCTGCAATGAACGTGAAATGTGACGCTATATTAGCCTGTTACTGATATGTGACTATTTGTCAAATGATTTGGTGGGTTAATGCTGCGCAGCTTTATGTGTTTGAAACAATCATACTAAAAGTACATTTGAACGAACCCACAGTATTTGCAAGTAAtggctaaatatttttgtgcaacACATACTGTATTTAGTTTCACTGCCATATCCGTGGTCACCAGACTCGATGAAAAATGTTACTGAAGTTCAAACAAAGTGCAATATAACTGTATGTGTGATTTCATCATCATAACCCACAGAATTATGTCCAAATTTGTCACGAAGCTGTCTCCATCTCAAAAAAGCCACGCCAATATTGATCCTTGTTTTATTTCTCCATTTGTTCCAAAACCTGCTTGCCTTAGTTGATctacaattatattttttgggggggatttTCTGTCCCCTCCAATGAATAATCTTGATCCATGATGACTGAACGACACAACAGCAGTGTGCTAGATGCTGTATAACCAGCACTTTCGCATTTCCACATGAGTAACCATAGTTTCTACAAGCGGAAACCGGGGATAGCGTGGATATTacgtcattgataggcgacaaTGACAAGGGACGAGCCATTATTTAACATTGGAATTCCTCTGGATTTACAAATCCTTGGGAActtttgggataatgtaagtacacagcgACATGAAATATATCACACTGTGtaagtggtttttggatattttattacaaaaatcttacataatGTGCCTTTAAGTTGAACTGGTATTTGgtatcatattattttaattacatttattatcatAAACACATTGGCACTATTCTTCTAGTTATTTGTACAGTCTCGCCCATTCACAGGAAACTGCTTGCTTCTGCATGGATAGAAAACGTCTCAGAttacgtctgtaaccctggttccctgaataagggaacgagacgctgcgtagtcgctttgggaacgcctctgcgtgattacgtcttgaagcactcgtgcaatcgaaccaatagtgtgacgggacatcagagcgggtgacgtcacggaccaggaaactataaatcactcctgagaacaaagaatGCCAGCTTCTGATATGGCTGAAGCAAGCGCTCACAGGTGCGCAGGGAGTATGGCTAAGCTGCGCAGCATCttgttcccttattcagggaaccagggttacagacgtaaTCCGAGACATTTTCTATCCATGCAGAAGCAAGCAGTTTCCTGTGAATGGGCGAGACTGTACAAATAACTAGAAGAATAGGCCCTGGGACATTCGGGGGGACCTTGGGTATATCCCCAGGTCTAGAATGTAAGAAAGCTTTGACCATTCCAGGTGCAAATTCTAGACATGACGGAGCAACAGAAAGTGCTTGCAGATCTCCAATTCTCTTGAGAGATGAAATGGCTAGTAGAAATATTGTCTTCAGAGTGAGGAACTTCTCAGATACTTCCTCTAATGGTTCGAAGGGGGCCGCAGCCAGTCCTTCTAATACAATAGCCAAGTCCCAGGACGGGGATCTCCCGGGATTTTTCTTGGAGAAATTGCAGTACATGACTGATAGAGGAGTGGACCGGATCCACCTGAGATTGGCTACACCAAGTAGCGAACAGCTTCCACTTATATGCATACAGTTTCCTTGTGGacggagctctggagtggagtatggtctccacaacctcagttgggagaCCGGATTCTATGAGCtcggccccctcagaggccaagcccacagtttccataacTCCGGGCGGGGGTGAGTTATCGCGCCACCCGCTTGAGACAGAAGGTCCTGCCTGATTAGGATCTCCATGGGGGAGCCGTCTAGAAGAGACACTAGGTCCATAAACCATATTCGGGTTGGCCAGAACGGGGGCTACCAATATGAGACGGACCCCGTCCCGCCGaaccctctccagaactccggggagcagagcaatcgggggaaatgcgtacagacgcaacctcggccacgtctgtaccatggcatccaaccGCAGGGGCTGGTTGAGTTAGTGAATACTACAGCGGGCAATGAGACGTCTCTTTCAAGGCAAATAAGTCAACTTCTGCGTGACCGAGTTCCTTCCATATCAGCTCCACCACCTCAGGGTGGAGTCTCCagtccccgggcctcggcccctgcctcgacaggatgtctgccccCACATTTTGATGCCCTGGGATGTAAGCTGCTCTCAGGGAGAGGAGCTTCCCctgggaccacaggaggatctgatggaCTAATTTGTACAGCTGACGAGACCTCAGatccccctgatggttgatatagGAGACCACCGACATGTTGTCTGTGCGGACTAACACGtggtggcccctcaggtctgggaggaaataTTTGAGTGCTcgaaataccgccatcatttccagcCGATTTAGCGTGGATTTTTTCCagcccaaagaccctgagccgagcgaccactcatgatcgccccccagcctgtGAGAGACGCGTCCGTCGTTAACATTACACGATGACAAGGAGCTCCCAACACAggaccctgggacaggaaccagggCTTCTTCCACATGGCTAaggcacgaaggcatcgccgcgtgaccttGATCATGCGGAAAGGATTTCCCTTCGGAGAAaaccccctggtcctgagccaccactgtaagggtctcatgtgcagcaggccaaaaggtatcacgttggacgcagctaccatcagacccaacagtttctggaactgttttacagtgagtgactggcctaacttcacccctttCACGGTTGAGAGAATGGAATTCACCCGAGCAGGAGAGACAAATGTGCCTGCATCGTAGTGGAATCCCAG
This genomic stretch from Megalobrama amblycephala isolate DHTTF-2021 linkage group LG2, ASM1881202v1, whole genome shotgun sequence harbors:
- the LOC125263216 gene encoding integrin alpha-L-like isoform X2; protein product: MSFYDEINRNHTQTSSRNSRMETHSWILFMWASLSEAFNIDTEHPLRFNGAAEDFFGYSVYQSEFENRKQIIVGAPLKRNSAGEIYSCTVDLRSCRPLHWPGSESVRFFGMSAAVSSAPVGRLTSCSPYLPHECDGNSYPNGICFQFNSGLQAVSNFTVAYQECTKREVNLVFLFDGSASMRDKEFEMNKKLIIDVMKKLSNSSIKFAAVQFSSAFRTVFDFNDYQNGSAEEKLMKEKHMKALTSTRRAIKYALTTLLNNPSSGADLSAQKALVIITDGDPTDPDAENIILKTCDEQNILRYIIGVGKVNLTGLTQLASEPKPKNTFYIQDYSGLEGLLDNLQKKIEGSKDSKYGQKELSQSGFSVLYHKDSVIVGSGGSNDWRGSLYEVTGSGSGFKETEIKDPAVSKDSYMGYSAVMGMRGGVSLLFSGAPRAEHTGLVTLFTKNEGAWTVTGNITGEQIGSYFGASLSVLDLDSDGDSDFLLVGAPLFHQSQLRAEGRLYVYALSEEYFQKTLNVSESNTGRFAASLASLKDLNGDSLSDVAVGAPLENDGEGVVYIYLGDKTCGINPEHAQRIPARSVLPGLKQFGVSLSGQMDMSYDNLTDVVIGAQGGIVLLKARPVMSVSAQLSFSPSEISLTNFECPSDKELNAFNLTSCLTVAERTSSSGSLKKNLTVSLNLNVDVMRGINRGFFVQNDLSSKTLQQFVLLDSGTSCFSFPIFMKRCTTDTVSPLKIQINFSQTKTFSESSMAILDIHSRTKEYVEVPFQRNCN